The Chitinophagales bacterium genome includes a window with the following:
- a CDS encoding T9SS type A sorting domain-containing protein: MKKLLLVISIIVTAVTMKAFAGPGDTIVVQAFTFGSPQDAWFVFPSDTVRFEKILMKYTLKCNPAQSPACGEWDYLTYTYLYKNTGFLDSTQIHQPTYTVNGTSPDSFSYMQTPSWKYLPAWQYFMVNTSTSSLSTYQLGTGTVAATAPFGASHPVSRSQYLWKAGEIAAAGMTAGSITGIQFYITSSGGEVHNLTIRMKPATLDSLTQTNFANDGFTTVYAKNTAFQLTGSNSLQFTTPFNWDGTSNIIIDISYENNAPATDNVVNAATAGFTAGLTSSGSDRVAAFHSFGYVDVPVNDQVAAIDSFVTISFWCYGTPELQPMDGTAFEAVDSLQNRLLNSHLPWSDSHVYWDAGFSGTGYDRIHKVATAPQIKGQWNYWAFTKNVATGWMRIYLNGVQWYTGSNKTKSMKGIKYFKIGKGNWNGSKTYEGKIDEFAVFNQELPAAIIQEYMYKKIDASHPYYNNLALYYQFDDGNYQTFSDAAPGNHAPADAAGVDNPFRDADEIISFNPTSLRPNITFERGVYDQYIDSVFVVDSAVTTPVQLITYYDSVNNPGDATSIENVWLPYYHYVFNAQGEVVDSSLVAPDYTLLLDYYDWYHKYPQVIRYELARYITPYGINLSLGDGFTWTFDVSDYRPLLADSVHLNAGNWQELLDVKFLMIEGTPPRDVLSVQNLWNGGFNYGQSSDPIENHLQPLTIDIPADAANARWKSRITGHGMDSPQNCAEFCAKTHYYKVNNVQQFSKLVWRNNCDLNPVYPQGGTWVYDRANWCPGAEVWTYNWELSPFLTPGSAVTLDHDVQAYTSTYGWDYYQIEDQLVTYSAPNFSLDASVDDILAPGTDQMWGRMNPVCTNPVIKISNGGATTLTSLTISYGLNGATPSVYNWTGNLKFTESATITLGSFEWVPNATEFVVTIAKPNGGSDEYDHNNTATSHFVYPVVMPGEFYIEFKTNNYADENSYTLKDESGNILIDKSGLDPNIIYRDTVSLTAGCYKFELTDSGEDGLTWWANPYQGGGYVRFRNTTNGAIIKNFNSDFGGQVYQQFTVGLTTGTGDCIFTDKTMVDIYPNPTNGRCYIDISLPERTDGYLEIRDLLGKIVYTEKFLNQTAESFDVDLSPFGRGVYFITFSSGKDHITKKLMVQ; encoded by the coding sequence ATGAAAAAGTTGCTGCTCGTGATTTCCATTATTGTTACTGCCGTTACCATGAAAGCGTTTGCAGGTCCGGGCGATACGATTGTTGTGCAGGCCTTCACATTTGGTTCACCGCAGGATGCATGGTTTGTATTTCCATCTGATACGGTGAGATTTGAGAAAATTCTCATGAAGTATACACTGAAATGCAATCCGGCACAAAGTCCGGCCTGCGGGGAATGGGACTACCTGACTTACACCTACCTCTACAAGAATACCGGCTTCCTGGACTCCACGCAGATTCATCAGCCAACCTATACTGTGAACGGTACAAGTCCTGACAGCTTTTCCTATATGCAAACACCATCATGGAAATATCTGCCTGCCTGGCAATATTTTATGGTGAATACGAGCACATCATCATTAAGCACTTATCAGTTAGGTACAGGAACCGTCGCAGCAACCGCACCTTTCGGAGCCTCTCATCCCGTTTCACGTTCTCAATATCTGTGGAAGGCAGGTGAAATCGCTGCCGCGGGCATGACGGCCGGAAGCATAACCGGCATTCAGTTTTATATTACTTCTTCAGGTGGTGAAGTACATAATCTGACCATCAGGATGAAGCCGGCTACACTTGATTCATTGACCCAAACAAACTTTGCCAACGACGGCTTTACGACCGTATATGCAAAGAATACCGCATTTCAACTCACGGGTTCAAACAGCTTGCAATTCACCACGCCATTTAACTGGGACGGCACTTCCAATATCATCATCGACATTTCATACGAGAACAATGCACCGGCCACCGATAATGTAGTGAATGCTGCAACAGCCGGCTTTACTGCAGGCCTCACCTCTTCAGGCAGTGATCGTGTTGCTGCCTTTCATAGCTTTGGCTACGTCGATGTGCCGGTTAATGATCAGGTTGCAGCCATCGACTCTTTTGTAACCATTTCATTCTGGTGCTATGGAACACCTGAACTGCAACCTATGGACGGTACTGCATTTGAAGCTGTTGACAGTCTGCAAAACAGGTTGTTGAACTCGCACCTTCCCTGGTCCGACAGTCACGTTTACTGGGATGCCGGCTTCTCGGGAACCGGTTATGACCGTATTCACAAAGTTGCTACGGCACCGCAGATAAAAGGCCAATGGAATTACTGGGCATTTACCAAAAATGTAGCAACAGGCTGGATGCGGATCTATCTGAATGGTGTGCAGTGGTACACCGGAAGCAACAAAACTAAAAGCATGAAGGGTATTAAATATTTCAAGATTGGTAAAGGAAACTGGAATGGTTCAAAAACATATGAAGGGAAAATAGATGAATTCGCTGTCTTCAACCAAGAACTGCCGGCTGCCATCATCCAGGAATATATGTACAAGAAAATAGATGCTTCGCATCCTTACTACAACAACCTGGCTCTATATTATCAGTTTGACGACGGCAACTATCAGACATTTTCCGATGCCGCACCTGGCAATCATGCTCCTGCTGATGCTGCTGGTGTTGACAATCCATTCCGGGATGCAGATGAGATCATTTCCTTCAACCCCACTTCGCTGCGACCAAACATAACTTTTGAAAGAGGTGTGTACGATCAATATATTGATTCCGTCTTCGTGGTTGACTCTGCTGTCACGACACCTGTGCAACTGATAACTTATTACGACTCCGTCAATAATCCCGGCGACGCTACCAGTATCGAGAATGTGTGGCTTCCTTACTATCACTATGTCTTTAATGCACAGGGTGAAGTTGTCGATTCTTCACTTGTTGCACCGGACTACACGCTGCTGCTTGATTACTACGACTGGTACCATAAGTACCCACAGGTAATCCGGTATGAACTGGCCCGATACATTACGCCCTATGGTATTAACCTGAGCCTCGGTGATGGTTTCACCTGGACATTTGATGTGAGTGATTACAGGCCGTTGCTTGCAGACAGTGTTCACCTGAATGCGGGCAACTGGCAGGAATTGCTGGATGTAAAGTTTTTGATGATAGAAGGAACGCCGCCACGCGATGTGTTAAGCGTTCAAAACCTGTGGAACGGCGGCTTCAACTACGGACAGAGCAGCGACCCGATAGAAAATCACCTGCAACCGCTCACCATCGATATTCCTGCTGATGCAGCTAATGCACGATGGAAGTCGCGCATCACCGGGCATGGCATGGATTCTCCGCAAAACTGCGCGGAATTTTGTGCCAAGACACATTATTACAAAGTGAACAATGTGCAACAGTTTTCAAAACTTGTATGGAGGAATAACTGTGATCTCAATCCCGTGTATCCACAAGGCGGCACGTGGGTTTATGACCGTGCGAATTGGTGTCCGGGCGCGGAAGTATGGACCTATAACTGGGAACTTTCCCCCTTCCTTACGCCCGGCAGCGCTGTCACACTTGATCATGATGTGCAGGCATATACCAGCACGTATGGCTGGGACTATTACCAGATAGAAGATCAGTTGGTCACTTACAGTGCACCGAATTTTTCGCTGGATGCATCCGTAGATGATATACTTGCTCCTGGCACTGATCAGATGTGGGGACGCATGAATCCGGTTTGTACCAATCCTGTCATTAAAATCAGCAATGGTGGCGCCACTACCCTCACCTCATTGACCATCAGCTATGGATTGAATGGTGCGACACCTTCCGTCTACAACTGGACGGGTAATCTGAAGTTTACCGAATCAGCTACTATCACGCTCGGATCTTTTGAATGGGTACCGAATGCCACAGAATTTGTGGTAACCATCGCTAAACCAAACGGCGGCAGTGATGAATATGATCATAACAATACTGCCACTTCCCACTTTGTTTATCCTGTTGTGATGCCGGGTGAATTCTACATTGAATTTAAGACCAACAACTATGCTGATGAAAACAGTTATACACTGAAGGATGAATCCGGTAATATTTTGATTGATAAAAGCGGCCTCGATCCGAACATCATCTACCGTGATACAGTATCACTGACTGCAGGTTGTTACAAATTTGAGCTGACCGACAGCGGAGAAGACGGCCTTACCTGGTGGGCCAATCCTTACCAGGGAGGCGGATATGTTCGCTTCAGGAATACGACCAATGGCGCCATCATCAAGAACTTCAACAGTGATTTCGGCGGACAGGTATATCAGCAGTTCACGGTAGGACTTACCACAGGCACCGGTGATTGTATCTTTACTGATAAGACCATGGTTGATATTTATCCGAATCCCACGAACGGGCGCTGTTACATTGATATCAGCCTGCCGGAGCGAACAGACGGGTACCTCGAGATTCGCGATCTGTTAGGTAAAATAGTATACACTGAAAAATTCCTAAATCAGACGGCGGAAAGTTTTGATGTTGACTTGTCTCCTTTCGGTCGCGGAGTCTACTTTATAACTTTCAGTTCCGGAAAAGATCACATCACTAAAAAACTGATGGTGCAATAA